A region of the Gemmatimonadaceae bacterium genome:
ATTCACCACGTGCCCCAGGTCGGCCACGTCGATGCCGCGGGCGGCGACGTCGGTGGCGACCAGCACGCGGATACTGCCGTTCTTGAAGCCGTCGAGTGCCGCGACGCGGGCGGCCTGCGAGCGGTTGCCGTGGATGCGAGCGGCCTTCACGCCATGTTTCTCGAGCAGCTCGAAGAGGCGGTTGGCGCGGTGCTTGGTGCGGGTGAACACCAGCGCCTCCTTCATGTCACCGCGCTCCAGCAGCTTCACGAACAGCAGCGGCTTCAGGTCCTGCGACACCGGGTAGAGGGCCTGCGTGATGCCGCTGGCCGGCGCCGACTTCCGCTCGAGGTTGATCTGGGCGGCGTCCTTCAGCAGCTCCTTCGACAGCCGGATGATGGCGTCGGGCATGGTGGCGCTGAACAGCAGGACCTGCTTCTTCACCGGCAGGTGGCCAAGGATGCGCTTGATGTCCGGGAGGAAGCCCATGTCGAGCATGCGATCGGCTTCGTCCAGCACCAGGTGCTGCACACCGGCCAGCGAGGCATACGGCTTGGTCATGTGGTCCAGCAGCCGTCCCGGGGTGGCGACCATGAGGTCCACCTTGGTCCGGAACGCGTGCTCCTGCGGACCCATGCCCACGCCACCGTAGATGGCGGCGCTGGTGAGCGGGGTGTGCACCGACAGGGCCTGCGCCGTCTCCAGCACCTGCAGGGCCAGTTCACGCGTCGGCACCACGATCAGCGCCCGCGTCGTGCCGCGCTTCCCCGCGAGCATGCGGTGCAGGATCGGCAGCAGGAACGCGGCGGTCTTGCCGCTGCCCGTCTGCGCGCAGGCCAGCACATCCCGGCCATCGCGTGCCGGCGGGATCGAGTCGGTCTGGATCGGCGTGGGACGCGTGAATCCCAGCTCCTTGACCGCGGTCATGAGGGCCGCGTCGAGCGAGAGCGAGGTGAAGGTCGGAACGGCCACAGGGATCGGGACTGGGAGAGGAACCGGATCCGCCGCGACCCCGTGCCGCGGCAGATCAGGGCAAGATAGTCCCGGTCAGGCCCGTTGCGCGGTCCGGCGGCGCCGGCTGGACTGCAGCGTGCCCCGGATGGCGTCGGTGAGCTGGGTGAGCGTGTACGGCTTGTCGAGCACCGTCTCGATGTGCGCCTCGCGCAGGCGATCGGGGGTCACGCGCCCGGTGTAGCCGGTGCTGAGGATGATCGGCATCGACGGCCGGAGGGTCTTCGCCCGCTCGGCCAGCGTCAGGCCGGTCATCTCGGGCATGGTCTGGTCGGTGATCATCAGCGCGACGTCGTGATGATCGCCGAGCAGCTGCAGCGCCGCGCCGCCGCTGCCGGCGGTGATCACGCGCATCCCCGCACTCATGATGCCACGTTCGGCCGCCCGCAGGATCCCCGGCTCGTCGTCCACCAGGAGGATCAGCGGCGCATCACCCGCCAGCGCCGCGGCCGCGGCGCTGGGCACCGGCGTCGTGTAGGCCGGTGACGGCAGCGCGACGCCGGCCGGCGCCTCGTGCGGCGCCGGCACGAGCGCGAACAGCAGCTCGAAGTCGGTGCCCTCGCCCTCCACCGACTCCACGTGCACCGAGCCGTGGTGCGACATCACGATCCCGTGCAGCACGGCGAGCCCGAGCCCGGTGCCCTCGCCGATCGGCTTGGTGGTGAAGAACGGCTCGAAGATGCGCTGGCGCACATCGTCGTTCATGCCGCTGCCGGTGTCGTGCACCATCAGGCGCACGTACCGTCCCGGGCGCAGCTGCGGATGCCGGCCGGCATTGGCGGCCTCGTCGAGCGAGATCACGTCCACCTTGACGCGCAGCATGCCGCCATCGGTGCGTCGCATCGCATGCTCCGCATTGCTGCACAGGTTCAGCAGCAGCTGCTGCATCTGCGTCGCATCGCCGCTGATCCACGCCTCGGCGTTCCGGACCTCCACCAGGAGCTGCACGGTGGACGGGATGGTCGCGCGGAGCAGGGTCTGGGTGTCGGTGATCAGCGCCGCGAGGTTGATGTGGTCGTGGGTGGGCACGGAGCGGCGCGAGAAGAGCAGGATCTGCTTGACGATGTCGCGGGCACGGTCACTGGCCTGGATGACGGCGTGCAGCGACTCCGCCACCCCGGGGAAGTCGCGCTGTGCCATCGAGAACTGCGCGATCTCGGAGTTGGCGCGGATGACGGTGAGCAGGTTGTTGAAGTCGTGGGCCACGCCACCGGCCAGCGTGCCGAGCGCCTCGAGGCGCTGGCTCGCGAGGAGCTGCGCCTCGAGCTCGCGCCGCTCCGCCTCCAGCCGGCGGGTGTCGCGCAGGTCGCGGAACTGGTAGTGCAGCAGGAGGCCGGCATCGAGCGGGATGCGGGTGCGCCGGAGGGCGACGGGAATGGCCTCGCCGTCGACGGTCTGCACTTCCGTCTCGTACGACATGTCGTCGTCGGTGCCGGAGGGCCCACTGTCACTGGTGACCTGCACGGTGGTGAGCCCGACGAGGCGATCGGCATCCCCCTCGGCGAGGAGGGCCGTCGCGGCGGGGTTCGCCGCCACGATCCGGACGCCGTCGGAAAGGAGCTGCGGGTCTGCACCACGATCGAAGAGCCGGCGGAACCGCTCCTCGCTGACCAGCACGCCCTGCGCCGACGCCTCGGCGGCGCGCGCGCGGTCCAGCAGCGAGGCGTTCCGCCGGCGCACCACGGCGATCACCCCGCCGGAGACGACGAGCGCCACAGCGAGCACGAGTGGCAGCCACCACCAGTCCGTGTACCAGGGCCGCGCGACAGCCAGGGCCTCTCCGGCTGCAATGCTGGTGGCCTGGAGGGCAGGAATCGTCCCGCCGGCACGCGCCGGTGCGCCTGCGATCGCGAGAGAGGTGACGGCGGCGAACAGGTGCAAAACAGCGGTCCCTGAAATGGACCCCGCGCGAGGCATTCACGTGAGGAGCCGTGAATATGCACCCCTCGCCGGATTGGCACATTATGACACTCTCATGTCGCGTAGGGTGCACGGGAATGCAACGCGGCGGTGGATTCGATGACACGCGACGACGTTCTTCCCCCGAAAAGGGGTCTGAGTCACGGCAGTGCCCGTGACTCAGAGTCACCCGAGAGGGTGTGCCGGACGGGAGCGTAACGGCGCACGCGCGGCGGTGTCGAGCCTGCACCCTCGTGGATCAGCCCGGTGGAATCGCCCCGTCGTCCTCGGTGCCGGGCGTGTTCCCATCCGTGCCGGTCGCGTCCGCCGGCCGGACGATGAGATAGTTCGACGGCGGCGTGACACCCAACAGGTGCTGCACGAAGTAGTCCCAGCGGCGCCTGATGAAGTACGGCTCGTTCAGCGAGTGCGGCCGGTTCGGCGCGATGATCAGGTCGAACGACCGGTTCGCCTTGATGAGCGCGTCCACCAGCTGGATGGTCATCGCGGGATGCACGTTGTCATCCATGTCGCCGTGCATCAGCAGCAGGTGGCCCTTCAGGTTCGCCGCCATCGCGGCATTGGCCGACTCGGCGAAGTTGTCCGTGCGCCGCAGCGTGTCGCGGCGCATCAGTCCCTGGTACTTCTCGGCCCAGTAGATGTTGTAGCTGCGGTTGTCGTGGTTGCCGGCGCCGCTCACCGCCACCTTGAAGAAGTCCGGGTAGCGGAGCATGGCATCGGTGCTCGCGAACCCGCCGCCGGAGTGGCCGAAGATTCCCACCCGGTCGATGTCGATGTAGCCGAACCGGCTCGCGAGCTGCTTCAGGACCGCGATGTGATCGGGGAGCCCGTTGTCGCCGAAGTTGCCGTAGTAGCTGTCGTGGAACGCCTTGCTGCGGAGCGGCGTGCCGAGGTGGTCGATCTGCACCACGATGAAGCCCAGTTCGGCAATCGCGGCCGGCTCACCGGCGGCCTTGTAGGTCCAACCGCCCACCGAGCCCACCTGCGGGCCGGGATAGATATGGCTGATGATCGGGTAGCGGCGCGTGGTGTCGAGGGTCGACGGCACGTACATCACGCCGTAGAGATCCGTCACGCCGTCGCGGGCCTTGGCCGTGAAGACACGGGCGCCGCGGAACCCCACGGCCGCGAGCTGCGAGGCGTCGGCGGCCTCCAGCCGCTTCACGATGCGACCCGAGAGTGCATCGCGCAGCACCGTCTGCGGTGGCGTCTCCACACGCGAGTAGGTGTCCACGATCCAGCGGCCGTTCGGGCTCACCGCGATGCGGTGGTCAGCGTCCTCGCCGGTGAGGCGCGTGAGGCCGGTGCCGTCGAAGTTCACCGCGTAGAGCTGCGCGTAGTACAGGAAGGCATCCGTCTCGCGCCCGCGACCGGTGAACCAGACGCGCTTCGCCTTCTCGTCCACCGCGACGATGGTGCCGACCTGCCAGGGCCCCTCGGTGAGGCGGTTCTTCAGCGTGCCGTCGGCCGCGTAGCGGTAGAGGTGCCCCCAGCCATCGCGCTCCGACCAGAGCAGCGTCTCGCCGTCCTCGGTGACCCAGGTGGGGCTCGGGTCCACCGGGTTGCCGATCTCGACGAAGGTCTTCGCCGAATCGGCGGCCAGCCGCTTCACGGCGCCGGTCGCTGCGTCCACCTCCACCACCGTCGCGACCTTGGCCGCACGCGAGAGCGTCGTGAGGTAGACGCGGGTGCTGGTGGCGTTCCACACCGAGTCCCGCGGCGAGATGTTCCACGAGGCCTGGGCAGGTGCCGGGTCGAGCTGCACGCGCACGTTGGTCCGCGCCTCCCGGTCGAGGATCGCGAAGCCCGGCTTCGGGATCACCGAATCACCCGGCAAGGCATACGGCTGGGAGAAGGCGCGCGGGCGCTGCGAGGTGTAGCTGATGTAGGGCATGGTGGCCACGCCGCGCGCATCCTGCCGGGAGACGATCAGGTGGCGTGAATTGGGGGCCCAGCGCAGTTGCGGCCGTCGCGGGGCGGGGCGCGGTGCCAGGCGCTGCTGCGGCGTCGGGTCGCCAAGGCCGTAGCTCCAGCCCGGCGCGCCGTCGGTCGTCAGGCGCACCGAATCGGCCGCCACGCCACGGGGACGCACGAACACGTCGTAGCCGCGCACGAACGCCTCCCACTTCCGGTCGGGGCTGAGCACGTACGGCACCTCGCTCGGCAGCGTGTCGGCGCTCAGGCAGCGGTAGGCGCCGATGTCGCAGCTCACGCGGCGCTTGCCGAAGCGGAACTCGATGGTGCGCTCGTCGTCGCCGTCCTTCGCGAAGCGGAAGGTGCGGAACGGCAGTTTCGTGGGATCGATGGCGGTGTCGGCGGCGACGCTGATGGCCGCCGCCAGTTTCGCGTTGTCGAACAGGAGCTCGCGTGCGCCCCGCACCGGGTCCACCAGCACGAACTCCGCGCCCTGCCGCACCTTGTTGCGGTACCAGAACCGGGCGCCGTCCTTCAGCCACTGCGGCTGGACCTCGTCCCCGGTGATGAGGCGCGTGCTGTTCCAGGTGAGCAGCTGCTCGGCACGGTCGTAGCGGACCGCCGGCGGCGGGGCGGCGGTGGCCTGCGCTCCGGCGGTCGAGTGCAGCGCGAGGACGGCGCCCGTCGCGACGGCGACGGTGAGGGTGGACGAACGCGAACGCATGGTGCTGTCCCCGTGGCGGGTGGAAGCGGTGGCGCGGAAGTGACGGGAACGGTACGCGGCGACGGGAGAGTCTGCTGGTCGCCGCCGACGGCAGGGAACGTCCGTTGCGGTCGTCCCACGCCGTGGTGCGTCCCTGGGACATCACGACCCGTGCCGGCGTGCGGACACCTCCGCCGTCCCCGGCGCGTATACGGGGAGCGCTGCATGGACCCGCCGGGTCCGTCCGGTGTGCCAACGCTCGGCGCCGGCGCGGCGTACACCCCTCCGACGGGGGCGCGCCTGCAGGGTGCCGATACCTGTCCGGAGCCGCACAGCCTTCGTGTGCGGTCCGCATCTCTCCGCTCGAAGACACATGTCGCCACGTACCGTCCTGGCGCGCCGCCTGCGCCGACTTGTCCTTTCGCTCGCCGCCGTCCTCGCCGTTCCCGCCGTGGTGCGGGCGCAGGTCGGCGCCTCCACGGACATCATCACTGGCGTCGTGAAGTCGCCCGCCGGAGTGCCGGTCGAGAATGCGCAGATCGAGGCGCAATCCACCGAGACGCAGGTGACCCGCCGCCAGCGCACCAACGCGCAGGGCAAGTACACGATCCTCTTCCCCGACGGCGGCGGCACCTACCGCCTCACGGTGCGCTACATCGGATTCCAGCCCACGACGATCACGGTCACGCGCAATGGCGACGACGACCGCATCGTGCGGAACATCACCCTCGGCCAGAGCACGGCGCAGACGCTGGCGCGGGTGGAGGTGCGCGGCACGCGCCGCCCGCAGCAGCAGGGGCCCGGCGGCGGTCCGCCGTCGCCCGGCGGGAACGAGCGGGTGGTGGATGGCGGGCAGGCGGCACGCCTCCCGGTGGACGCCTCCGATCCCACCGCGATCGCCTCGCTGGCACCCGGCGTGGTGCTGACGACGGCCGACACCGCGGGTGGCGGCGGTGCCGCGAACTTCAGCGTGGCCGGCCAGTCGGCCGCCAGCAACAACGTGACGCTCGACGGCCTGTCGTTCTCGGCCGGTGCGGTGCCCCAGGACGCCATCCGCGGCACGCGGGTGGTGACCAACACCTATGACGTGGCGCGCGGGCAGTTCTCCGGCGGCCAGGTCTCGCAGACCACCCGCAGCGGCACCAATGTCGTGCAGGGGTCGCTGTCGTACATCGGCCGCTACCGCGAGTTCACGGTGGAGCAGGGCGGGACGTCGGGTGCCTTCGGTGGCGCCTACAACCAGAACCAGTTCGGCGCCGGCGTCGGCTTCCCGATCATCAAGGACAAGCTGTTCTTCTTCGGCGCACTGCAGGGCCGCCGCCGCGCGGACCTGCTGCCCTCGCTGCTGGCCGCCGACGATGCGACCCGCGCGCGCCTCGGTGCCGCCCCCGACTCCGTCAGCCGCTTCCTCTCGCTGGTCAACGGCTACGGTGTGGCCGGCGCCGGCGGGGTGATCGACGACAACCGCAACGCCGACAACCTCACGGTGCTCGGCCGCATGGACTACTCGCTGGCCGATGCGCACACGCTCACGCTGCGCGGCGACTGGCGGCTGAATGACCAGACGCCCACGCGCGTCGGCTCGCTGGCGCTGCCGCAGACCGGCGGCACCACCGAGAACCGCGGCGGCGGCGGCTCGGTCGTGCTCTCGTCGCGCTTCGGCACGGCCGTGGTCAACGAGCTGCGCGCCGGCATGCAGATCGACAACCGCACCGGCTCGCCCTTCGTCACCCTGCCGCTGGGCCGCGTGCAGGTCCTCTCGGACCTCAGCGACGGCACGCAGGGCTTCAGCACCCTGCAGTTCGGCGGCAGCACGTCGCTGCTCTCGCAGAGTGACAACACCGTGTTCGAGGCCACCAACGAGACCTCGCTGCTGCTGGACGATGGCAAGCACCGCGTGAAGGTCGGTGGCCTGGTCAACCGCACCGGCTACACCCAGGACCAGGCGTTCAACCGGTTCGGCACCTTTACGTTCAACTCGCTGGCCGACTTCGCCAGCAACACGCCGGCCACGTTCAGCCGCACGCTGGCGTCACCGGAGCGCACTGGCAGCACGCTGAACTCGGGCATCTACATCGGTGACACCTGGCGTCCGCGCGACGGCCTCCAGCTGGTGTTCGGCACGCGGTTCGAGGCGTCGTCGTTCAGCGGCGCGCCGGCGCGCAACCTGGCCGTGGACTCGGCCTTCGGCCGCAAGACCGACCTGATCCCGAGTGACGCGGCGTTCCTGCCGCGGGTGGGCTTCAGCTGGTCGCGCCGCCAGCCCGAGAACGCCAACGGCGGCAACCCGTTCGGCAACGGCCAGCTCACCGTGCGCGGCGGCGTGGGTCGCTTCCGCGATGCCCCCAACACGCAGCTCTTCTCGGGCGCGCAGACCGCGACCGGCCTGAGCACCGGTGAGCAGGCCATCTTCTGCGTCGGCGCCGGCGTGCCGATCCCGGACTGGACCGGCTACTTCGCCACCCCGTCCACCGTGCCCACGCAGTGCCTGGCCGGTGGCCCGCCGTCGCAGCTCACCACCGCACGCAACGTCACCACCTTCGATGGCGACTACAGCAATCCCCGCGCGTGGCGCGGCTCGATCGGCGCCTCCAAGCGCATCTTCGGCCGCATGAGCCTGAACGTGGACCTGAGCGGCTCGCGCGGCGAGGCGCAGACGGGCTACCGCGACCTGAACCTGAACACCACGCCGCAGTTCACGCTCGCCTCGGAAGGCAACCGCCCGGTGTTCGTGCCAGCGGCCGCGATCATCAGCACCACCGGCGCCGTGCCGGTGCAGCTCTCGCGCATCGACACCCGCTTCGGCTCGGTGTACGACGTGAACTCGCGCAACAGGACCGAGCAGTGGCAGGCCACCGTGTCGTTCGGTGGCTTCACCAGCAAGGGCGCGATCATCAACAGCAGCTACACCTACTCGGATGCCCGGAGCCAGACCGGCTTCGGCTTCGGTGGCGCCGGTGGCGGCTTCGCCTCGGCCACCACGGCCGGCAACCCGAACACGCCGGAGTGGGCGGCCAGCGCCTTCAACCGCCGCCACAACCTGATCAGCACCGTCACCTACCCGATCACGTCGAGCTTCGAGATCACGGCCATCGGCCGCCTCACGTCGGGGGCGCCGTTCACGCCACTGGTGAGCGCGGACATCAACGGCGACGGCGCGCGCAACGACCGCGCGTTCATCTACGATCCCGCGACCGCCCCTGATGCGGACCTCGCGGCCGGCATCACCAAGCTGCTCGACTCGAAGGGCAACACCGCCAGCCAGTGCCTGCGGTCGCAGCTCGGCCAGCTCTCGGCGCGCAACTCGTGCACCGGACCCTGGCAGCCCGGCTTCGACCTCCAGCTCAACTGGCGCCCCACCTACTTCAAGCTCGACCGGCGCCTGACCTTCTCGCTGGTGACGGCCAACCTGATCGGCGGCATCGACCAGGTGCTGCACGGCGCGAACAACCTGCGCGGCTGGGGCTCGTTCACGCAGCCCGACAACACGCTGCTCTTCGTGCGCGGCTTCGACGCCACCACGCTCCGCTACCGCTACGAGGTCAACGAGCGCTTCGGCGCGGTGCGCGGCAACCAGACCGGCATCCGCCTGCCGTTCCAGGTCGGCTTCAACATCCGCTACACCCTCGGCCCCGACCAGACGCGCGACCGCCTGCGGGCCGCCTTCGGCGGAGCCCCGGGCACGCGCCTCACCGGCGAGGCGATGGCGAACGGTGTCGGCCGGTTCTTCCCGAACATCCCGCTGCAGATCATCGAGGCGCGTGACTCGGTGGGCCTGACCGACGCGCAGGTCGCCCAGCTCAAGGTGCTCTCCGACTCGATCCAGGTGCAGGTCGACACGCTCATCGCGCAGGCCCGCGCGGTGATCGAGAAGGAAGGGGGCAACCCCGATCCCGCGGTGCTCTTCGGCGTGCGCCTGCGCCCGTTCTTCGAGCGCGGCACCCGCCTCCGCTTCGCCGGCACCAACGGCGCCAAGGCCATCCTCGGCGAGGAGACCTGGAAGCGCGTCCCCACCCGCATCACCACGCCGCAGGGCTTCGGTGGTCCCGGTGGCGGTGGTGGCGGTGGCGGTCGCCCGCCGAACTGATGTCGCGGTACCGGATGCCCCGGGCTTCAGCGAAGCTCGGGGCATCGTTGAAAAGGTTCACGCGGAAAACGCGGAAGACGCGGAAAGCGCCCACTACACCGACGCCACCCCCGTGACGGCTCACAGGGGAGCAAAACGCTGCAGGAACTGCGTGAGCGCGCGCGCAGTTCCTACAGCATTTTTTCGTCCGGTCCAGTCGTCACAGGGCTGGCACTGCGGTAGTGGGCGCTTTCCGCGCTTTCCGCGTTTTCCGCGTGAACCTTGTTGACGACGCTGACCGGCGTGGAACC
Encoded here:
- a CDS encoding response regulator encodes the protein MHLFAAVTSLAIAGAPARAGGTIPALQATSIAAGEALAVARPWYTDWWWLPLVLAVALVVSGGVIAVVRRRNASLLDRARAAEASAQGVLVSEERFRRLFDRGADPQLLSDGVRIVAANPAATALLAEGDADRLVGLTTVQVTSDSGPSGTDDDMSYETEVQTVDGEAIPVALRRTRIPLDAGLLLHYQFRDLRDTRRLEAERRELEAQLLASQRLEALGTLAGGVAHDFNNLLTVIRANSEIAQFSMAQRDFPGVAESLHAVIQASDRARDIVKQILLFSRRSVPTHDHINLAALITDTQTLLRATIPSTVQLLVEVRNAEAWISGDATQMQQLLLNLCSNAEHAMRRTDGGMLRVKVDVISLDEAANAGRHPQLRPGRYVRLMVHDTGSGMNDDVRQRIFEPFFTTKPIGEGTGLGLAVLHGIVMSHHGSVHVESVEGEGTDFELLFALVPAPHEAPAGVALPSPAYTTPVPSAAAAALAGDAPLILLVDDEPGILRAAERGIMSAGMRVITAGSGGAALQLLGDHHDVALMITDQTMPEMTGLTLAERAKTLRPSMPIILSTGYTGRVTPDRLREAHIETVLDKPYTLTQLTDAIRGTLQSSRRRRTAQRA
- a CDS encoding DPP IV N-terminal domain-containing protein, whose protein sequence is MRSRSSTLTVAVATGAVLALHSTAGAQATAAPPPAVRYDRAEQLLTWNSTRLITGDEVQPQWLKDGARFWYRNKVRQGAEFVLVDPVRGARELLFDNAKLAAAISVAADTAIDPTKLPFRTFRFAKDGDDERTIEFRFGKRRVSCDIGAYRCLSADTLPSEVPYVLSPDRKWEAFVRGYDVFVRPRGVAADSVRLTTDGAPGWSYGLGDPTPQQRLAPRPAPRRPQLRWAPNSRHLIVSRQDARGVATMPYISYTSQRPRAFSQPYALPGDSVIPKPGFAILDREARTNVRVQLDPAPAQASWNISPRDSVWNATSTRVYLTTLSRAAKVATVVEVDAATGAVKRLAADSAKTFVEIGNPVDPSPTWVTEDGETLLWSERDGWGHLYRYAADGTLKNRLTEGPWQVGTIVAVDEKAKRVWFTGRGRETDAFLYYAQLYAVNFDGTGLTRLTGEDADHRIAVSPNGRWIVDTYSRVETPPQTVLRDALSGRIVKRLEAADASQLAAVGFRGARVFTAKARDGVTDLYGVMYVPSTLDTTRRYPIISHIYPGPQVGSVGGWTYKAAGEPAAIAELGFIVVQIDHLGTPLRSKAFHDSYYGNFGDNGLPDHIAVLKQLASRFGYIDIDRVGIFGHSGGGFASTDAMLRYPDFFKVAVSGAGNHDNRSYNIYWAEKYQGLMRRDTLRRTDNFAESANAAMAANLKGHLLLMHGDMDDNVHPAMTIQLVDALIKANRSFDLIIAPNRPHSLNEPYFIRRRWDYFVQHLLGVTPPSNYLIVRPADATGTDGNTPGTEDDGAIPPG
- a CDS encoding DEAD/DEAH box helicase, producing MTAVKELGFTRPTPIQTDSIPPARDGRDVLACAQTGSGKTAAFLLPILHRMLAGKRGTTRALIVVPTRELALQVLETAQALSVHTPLTSAAIYGGVGMGPQEHAFRTKVDLMVATPGRLLDHMTKPYASLAGVQHLVLDEADRMLDMGFLPDIKRILGHLPVKKQVLLFSATMPDAIIRLSKELLKDAAQINLERKSAPASGITQALYPVSQDLKPLLFVKLLERGDMKEALVFTRTKHRANRLFELLEKHGVKAARIHGNRSQAARVAALDGFKNGSIRVLVATDVAARGIDVADLGHVVNFDVPAQPEDYIHRVGRTGRAEATGDAFTFVSPEEENDVRAIEKAVGRRLPRVTLPDFDYAAKTAQQFEVPIAERIKEIRARKAADRQRAAEKAARKVGGAAPAPRAAAGARGSGASAGSSRPAPSARPAGEGARPSRPAADGTAPRRRRRGGGGGRGTGGGSPYRE
- a CDS encoding TonB-dependent receptor, whose amino-acid sequence is MSPRTVLARRLRRLVLSLAAVLAVPAVVRAQVGASTDIITGVVKSPAGVPVENAQIEAQSTETQVTRRQRTNAQGKYTILFPDGGGTYRLTVRYIGFQPTTITVTRNGDDDRIVRNITLGQSTAQTLARVEVRGTRRPQQQGPGGGPPSPGGNERVVDGGQAARLPVDASDPTAIASLAPGVVLTTADTAGGGGAANFSVAGQSAASNNVTLDGLSFSAGAVPQDAIRGTRVVTNTYDVARGQFSGGQVSQTTRSGTNVVQGSLSYIGRYREFTVEQGGTSGAFGGAYNQNQFGAGVGFPIIKDKLFFFGALQGRRRADLLPSLLAADDATRARLGAAPDSVSRFLSLVNGYGVAGAGGVIDDNRNADNLTVLGRMDYSLADAHTLTLRGDWRLNDQTPTRVGSLALPQTGGTTENRGGGGSVVLSSRFGTAVVNELRAGMQIDNRTGSPFVTLPLGRVQVLSDLSDGTQGFSTLQFGGSTSLLSQSDNTVFEATNETSLLLDDGKHRVKVGGLVNRTGYTQDQAFNRFGTFTFNSLADFASNTPATFSRTLASPERTGSTLNSGIYIGDTWRPRDGLQLVFGTRFEASSFSGAPARNLAVDSAFGRKTDLIPSDAAFLPRVGFSWSRRQPENANGGNPFGNGQLTVRGGVGRFRDAPNTQLFSGAQTATGLSTGEQAIFCVGAGVPIPDWTGYFATPSTVPTQCLAGGPPSQLTTARNVTTFDGDYSNPRAWRGSIGASKRIFGRMSLNVDLSGSRGEAQTGYRDLNLNTTPQFTLASEGNRPVFVPAAAIISTTGAVPVQLSRIDTRFGSVYDVNSRNRTEQWQATVSFGGFTSKGAIINSSYTYSDARSQTGFGFGGAGGGFASATTAGNPNTPEWAASAFNRRHNLISTVTYPITSSFEITAIGRLTSGAPFTPLVSADINGDGARNDRAFIYDPATAPDADLAAGITKLLDSKGNTASQCLRSQLGQLSARNSCTGPWQPGFDLQLNWRPTYFKLDRRLTFSLVTANLIGGIDQVLHGANNLRGWGSFTQPDNTLLFVRGFDATTLRYRYEVNERFGAVRGNQTGIRLPFQVGFNIRYTLGPDQTRDRLRAAFGGAPGTRLTGEAMANGVGRFFPNIPLQIIEARDSVGLTDAQVAQLKVLSDSIQVQVDTLIAQARAVIEKEGGNPDPAVLFGVRLRPFFERGTRLRFAGTNGAKAILGEETWKRVPTRITTPQGFGGPGGGGGGGGRPPN